A window from Neodiprion fabricii isolate iyNeoFabr1 chromosome 2, iyNeoFabr1.1, whole genome shotgun sequence encodes these proteins:
- the LOC124176003 gene encoding 4-coumarate--CoA ligase 1-like has product MNDSRFTLEDNVLKGKVVPYPPFEFNSLGELILASLKNNPKLVGQIDGKTGEEYTFDQMRDRSVRCALWMKAHGLLPGDVVVVCDNQHLDVAMPCYAALYVGAIFNPLYVGMSKRDFCHMMKTTAPKMAFVNEELATTFAAAAEEINLDLKIIVFGRVSGFFEFERIINEQENEKVQNYECTPVKSSGDTAVILCTSGTSGLPKGVALSHLVLMKVQNRPALSVLQADKALIVTPQAWVTGTFTMLFTVCAKATRLIPPPFDENTACALIEKLKIHSAFLPVNVMNRLVKSDAVKKYDLSSLKDVTSSGAILSVAAREAFIKAVPSATITVGYGMTEVGGVIIRQSPGSKFGSSGHVLEDSQLKVVDPATGKVQGANKEGELWLKSCTMMNGYYNNPEATAKAIDEEGWMHSGDLGYYDEDGEIFVVDRLKDLIKYRGYHISPADIEDVLLPHPGVKEVAVVGLPHPLDDEHPVAFVVRAESSATDQKVTEQQLIDLVATEMGDFSQLRGGVKFVDCLPRTESYKTLRRYLRDLATSVAAS; this is encoded by the exons ATG AATGATTCGAGATTCACACTTGAGGACAATGTACTCAAGGGAAAGGTTGTTCCTTATCCTCCGTTCGAGTTCAACAGTTTGGGGGAACTCATACTAGCCAGTCtgaaaaataatccaaaaTTAGTAGGGCAG ATCGATGGTAAGACTGGCGAAGAATACACCTTCGACCAGATGCGGGACAGGAGCGTGAGATGTGCTCTGTGGATGAAGGCTCACGGTTTGCTCCCAGGAGACGTTGTTGTAGTTTGCGACAACCAACATCTGGACGTCGCGATGCCATGTTACGCAGCCCTCTACGTTGGAGCCATTTTCAATCCCTTATACGTCGGGATGAGCAAAC GGGACTTTTGTCATATGATGAAAACAACTGCACCAAAAATGGCATTCGTCAACGAAGAATTAGCTACCACCTTTGCCGCGGCGGCCGAAGAAATTAATCTTGACCTGAAGATCATAGTTTTTGGTCGCGTTTCCGGGTTTTTTGAGTTTGAAAGAATAATCAACGAGCAAGAAAACGAAAAGGTCCAAAACTACGAATGCACACCGGTGAAAAGTTCTGGTGATACTGCGGTAATCCTGTGCACTTCTGGAACCTCAGGCTTGCCGAAAGGTGTTGCACTATCACACCTAGTTTTGATGAAGGTGCAAAACCGACCGGCACTTTCTGTACTGCAAGCCGACAAAGCTTTAATCGTCACACCTCAAGCATGGGTCACTGGAACTTTCACCATGCTTTTTACTGTTTGCGCAAAGGCAACTAGACTAATACCGCCGCCCTTCGACGAGAATACAGCTTGCGCGCTCATCGAAAAGCTCAAA ATACATTCAGCCTTCTTACCTGTCAATGTAATGAACAGATTGGTGAAATCGGACGCCGTGAAAAAATACGATCTGTCCAGCCTGAAAGATGTTACAAGCAGTGGAGCCATTCTATCAGTTGCTGCTCGGGAGGCCTTTATCAAGGCTGTACCCAGCGCCACGATCACCGTTGGTTACGGTATGACGGAAGTCGGTGGTGTGATCATACGCCAGTCGCCTGGATCGAAATTTGGATCATCCGGTCACGTGCTAGAGGATAGCCAGCTGAAAGTGGTCGACCCAGCCACCGGGAAAGTACAGGGAGCCAATAAAGAAGGTGAACTATGGTTGAAGAGTTGCACTATGATGAACGGCTACTACAACAATCCAGAAGCTACTGCTAAAGCGATCGATGAGGAAG GATGGATGCACTCGGGAGATCTTGGCTACTATGACGAGGACGGTGAGATATTTGTGGTGGACAGATTGAAGGATCTGATCAAGTATCGAGGTTACCACATATCTCCAGCTGATATCGAGGATGTGCTTTTGCCTCATCCTGGTGTCAAGGAGGTTGCTGTCGTGGGCTTGCCTCATCCTCTGGACGATGAGCATCCTGTTGCTTTTGTAGTCAGAGCAGAGTCTTCTGCGACCGACCaaaag GTTACCGAACAGCAATTGATTGACTTAGTGGCCACGGAAATGGGTGACTTTAGTCAGCTGCGCGGCGGAGTCAAGTTCGTCGATTGTCTCCCGAGAACAGAGTCCTACAAAACTCTGCGCAGATATCTACGTGATTTGGCAACATCTGTGGCAGCTTCGTAA
- the LOC124176410 gene encoding 4-coumarate--CoA ligase 1-like isoform X1 translates to MNDSKITIENNILKGKVVPFPPFEYTSFGELVLARLKNNPELVGQIDVTTGEKYTFDTMRDGSVRCALWMRKQGLLPGDVVTMCSHNQLDLALPCFATLYLGAVINPLDVGMNKRDFSHMLKITSPKMAFVNEDIATTFAEAVKETELDVKIVVLGRVPGFLAFQEVIAEQTVEEVQHYRCTPIKSSDETAVIMCTSGTSGFPKGVALAHALIFNQLHTAFAAVFNDTALIISCLAWISGVYSMLIAVAANSTRVLPPPFEEYTACAIIEKFKIKSALLSPSMLVRLVKSDALKKYDLSSLETVMCGGSVLPANTREAFNKMLPHASIIVGYGMTEVGGAISIQTNNSKPGSCGSILDNCQVKVVDPDTGRLLGVNQLGELLLKNGTTMAHYYKDPQATACTIDEEGWLHSGDLGYYDEDGEIFIVDRLKEMIKYQGYQISPADIEDVLLSHPGVKEAVVVSVPHPVDNEHPIAFVVRKQAAISDKQVTEEELIDLVATEMADSKRLRGGVRFVDHLPKTPSNKVQRRDVRKLARAVGAT, encoded by the exons ATG aatgaTTCGAAGATCACAATTGAGAACAACATACTCAAGGGTAAAGTTGTTCCCTTTCCTCCGTTCGAATACACCAGCTTTGGAGAACTCGTACTAGCAAGACTGAAAAACAATCCGGAATTGGTAGGACAG ATTGATGTTACTACTGGTGAAAAATACACCTTCGACACGATGCGAGATGGAAGCGTAAGATGCGCCTTGTGGATGAGGAAACAGGGCTTACTTCCGGGAGACGTTGTTACAATGTgctctcacaatcagctaGACCTCGCGCTGCCGTGTTTCGCAACCCTGTATCTTGGAGCCGTAATCAACCCCTTGGACGTTGGGATGAACAAaa gGGACTTTAGTCATATGTTGAAAATCACCTCCCCAAAGATGGCATTCGTCAACGAAGATATAGCAACTACCTTTGCCGAGGCGGTCAAAGAAACAGAGCTAGAcgtgaaaattgttgtacTAGGCCGCGTTCCAGGCTTTCTTGCGTTTCAAGAAGTGATTGCTGAACAAACAGTCGAAGAGGTCCAGCACTACAGATGCACACCGATCAAAAGTTCTGACGAGACTGCAGTAATTATGTGCACCTCTGGGACCTCAGGTTTCCCAAAAGGTGTTGCATTGGCCCATGCACTTATCTTTAACCAATTGCATACGGCCTTCGCTGCCGTATTTAACGATACAGCGCTGATTATCTCATGTCTAGCATGGATCAGCGGGGTATATTCCATGCTGATTGCTGTAGCCGCAAATTCAACCAGGGTTTTACCACCGCCCTTCGAAGAGTACACAGCATGTGCGATTATCGAAAAGTTTAAA ataaaatcaGCTCTTTTGAGCCCCAGCATGCTCGTTAGATTGGTAAAGTCAGAtgcgttgaaaaaatatgaccTCTCTAGTCTCGAGACAGTCATGTGCGGTGGTTCTGTTCTACCCGCTAATACTCGGGAAGCCTTCAATAAGATGTTACCACATGCCTCGATCATCGTGGGTTATGGCATGACGGAAGTCGGAGGTGCCATTTCAATTCAGACGAATAATTCGAAACCTGGATCATGTGGTTCCATCTTGGACAATTGCCAGGTAAAAGTCGTCGATCCAGATACCGGCCGACTACTGGGAGTCAATCAATTGGGTGAACTATTGCTCAAGAATGGGACCACGATGGCTCATTACTACAAGGATCCACAAGCTACAGCGTGCACAATTGACGAGGAAG GATGGTTGCACTCGGGAGATCTTGGCTACTATGACGAGGACGGGGAAATCTTTATTGTAGACAGACTAAAAGAAATGATCAAATATCAGGGTTATCAAATATCTCCAGCTGATATCGAAGATGTGCTTTTGTCTCATCCTGGAGTCAAGGAAGCTGTGGTTGTAAGTGTACCGCATCCTGTAGACAACGAGCATCCCATTGCTTTCGTGGTTCGAAAGCAAGCTGCAATAAGTGACAAACAG gTTACGGAGGAGGAGTTAATTGACTTGGTCGCTACAGAAATGGCTGACAGTAAACGGCTACGTGGTGGTGTTAGATTTGTGGATCATTTACCAAAAACCCCATCAAACAAAGTTCAGCGCAGAGATGTCCGCAAATTGGCAAGAGCTGTGGGGGCAACATAG
- the LOC124176002 gene encoding luciferin 4-monooxygenase-like has translation MMNCYYNDPDATAATIDKEGWMQSGDLGYYDEDGEIFVVDRLKELIKYRGYHIYPVEVESVLLSHPGVKEVAVVGLPHPVDDEHPIAFVVRTESSLTGEGVTEQELIDLVVTEMADSKRLRGGVKFLDNLPKTPSNNIRRGYVRDLGRSMATT, from the exons ATGATGAACTGTTACTATAACGATCCAGATGCTACAGCCGCAACCATCGACAAGGAAG GATGGATGCAATCGGGAGATCTTGGTTACTACGACGAGGACGGAGAGATCTTCGTGGTAGATAGGCTGAAAGAACTGATTAAATACAGGGGTTATCACATATATCCGGTTGAAGTCGAGAGTGTGCTCTTGTCTCACCCTGGTGTCAAAGAGGTGGCAGTCGTGGGCTTGCCTCATCCTGTGGATGACGAGCATCCTATTGCTTTTGTAGTTAGAACGGAGTCTTCTCTCACCGGAGAAGGG GTTACAGAACAGGAATTGATTGACTTGGTGGTGACCGAAATGGCTGACAGTAAACGACTGCGGGGTGGAGTCAAATTCCTGGATAACCTACCGAAAACACCGTCAAATAATATTCGACGCGGATATGTACGCGACCTAGGGAGATCTATGGCAACAACGTGA
- the LOC124176410 gene encoding 4-coumarate--CoA ligase 1-like isoform X2 yields the protein MIDVTTGEKYTFDTMRDGSVRCALWMRKQGLLPGDVVTMCSHNQLDLALPCFATLYLGAVINPLDVGMNKRDFSHMLKITSPKMAFVNEDIATTFAEAVKETELDVKIVVLGRVPGFLAFQEVIAEQTVEEVQHYRCTPIKSSDETAVIMCTSGTSGFPKGVALAHALIFNQLHTAFAAVFNDTALIISCLAWISGVYSMLIAVAANSTRVLPPPFEEYTACAIIEKFKIKSALLSPSMLVRLVKSDALKKYDLSSLETVMCGGSVLPANTREAFNKMLPHASIIVGYGMTEVGGAISIQTNNSKPGSCGSILDNCQVKVVDPDTGRLLGVNQLGELLLKNGTTMAHYYKDPQATACTIDEEGWLHSGDLGYYDEDGEIFIVDRLKEMIKYQGYQISPADIEDVLLSHPGVKEAVVVSVPHPVDNEHPIAFVVRKQAAISDKQVTEEELIDLVATEMADSKRLRGGVRFVDHLPKTPSNKVQRRDVRKLARAVGAT from the exons ATG ATTGATGTTACTACTGGTGAAAAATACACCTTCGACACGATGCGAGATGGAAGCGTAAGATGCGCCTTGTGGATGAGGAAACAGGGCTTACTTCCGGGAGACGTTGTTACAATGTgctctcacaatcagctaGACCTCGCGCTGCCGTGTTTCGCAACCCTGTATCTTGGAGCCGTAATCAACCCCTTGGACGTTGGGATGAACAAaa gGGACTTTAGTCATATGTTGAAAATCACCTCCCCAAAGATGGCATTCGTCAACGAAGATATAGCAACTACCTTTGCCGAGGCGGTCAAAGAAACAGAGCTAGAcgtgaaaattgttgtacTAGGCCGCGTTCCAGGCTTTCTTGCGTTTCAAGAAGTGATTGCTGAACAAACAGTCGAAGAGGTCCAGCACTACAGATGCACACCGATCAAAAGTTCTGACGAGACTGCAGTAATTATGTGCACCTCTGGGACCTCAGGTTTCCCAAAAGGTGTTGCATTGGCCCATGCACTTATCTTTAACCAATTGCATACGGCCTTCGCTGCCGTATTTAACGATACAGCGCTGATTATCTCATGTCTAGCATGGATCAGCGGGGTATATTCCATGCTGATTGCTGTAGCCGCAAATTCAACCAGGGTTTTACCACCGCCCTTCGAAGAGTACACAGCATGTGCGATTATCGAAAAGTTTAAA ataaaatcaGCTCTTTTGAGCCCCAGCATGCTCGTTAGATTGGTAAAGTCAGAtgcgttgaaaaaatatgaccTCTCTAGTCTCGAGACAGTCATGTGCGGTGGTTCTGTTCTACCCGCTAATACTCGGGAAGCCTTCAATAAGATGTTACCACATGCCTCGATCATCGTGGGTTATGGCATGACGGAAGTCGGAGGTGCCATTTCAATTCAGACGAATAATTCGAAACCTGGATCATGTGGTTCCATCTTGGACAATTGCCAGGTAAAAGTCGTCGATCCAGATACCGGCCGACTACTGGGAGTCAATCAATTGGGTGAACTATTGCTCAAGAATGGGACCACGATGGCTCATTACTACAAGGATCCACAAGCTACAGCGTGCACAATTGACGAGGAAG GATGGTTGCACTCGGGAGATCTTGGCTACTATGACGAGGACGGGGAAATCTTTATTGTAGACAGACTAAAAGAAATGATCAAATATCAGGGTTATCAAATATCTCCAGCTGATATCGAAGATGTGCTTTTGTCTCATCCTGGAGTCAAGGAAGCTGTGGTTGTAAGTGTACCGCATCCTGTAGACAACGAGCATCCCATTGCTTTCGTGGTTCGAAAGCAAGCTGCAATAAGTGACAAACAG gTTACGGAGGAGGAGTTAATTGACTTGGTCGCTACAGAAATGGCTGACAGTAAACGGCTACGTGGTGGTGTTAGATTTGTGGATCATTTACCAAAAACCCCATCAAACAAAGTTCAGCGCAGAGATGTCCGCAAATTGGCAAGAGCTGTGGGGGCAACATAG